DNA from Aphis gossypii isolate Hap1 chromosome 3, ASM2018417v2, whole genome shotgun sequence:
tgtaataaaaaaaagccaatttcaaatttgaagTTTTAGATAGGatgaaaatatgtacaatggcTTTTgagtaattaaatgtttttctttattctAATTTGCTACCATACACTTCAATAATCTTTTGTCTTAGACCcatttaagaaaattgatcatataattacattatacttatattttataatattaataccttttaagtgtaaatagataaatgtacaaaattattgaaattacttTTGCTGTtgtcaatttaaaactaatgcaAGCGTTTTAAGACAATAACAACCAGTTGACAAAAATGCAATGGCACTAACTACGATGACTTTAATACATCTATAACAACTTGTTTggaataattagatatttatttaaatttagtttaacttttaagttttaactgtCATTAGgaactatatatatgtaggtatgtactaaatatgataatacataaaattgactatttattaaaacaagtaaCAACAGAGTAATAAAGCTTTAGTagataattatctatttattgttcaaaaaatattgttataaaatgataaaactctttattactgtaaaaactaaaatgtataacactgCGGGATTATTACGAGTTTACACACGTATATATAGGGAGTAGGTATAATGACGAAAGTAATGAGCAATTATAACTTACCAAGGTTTAGTATGTTGAATGTTCTCGCTCCTGAAGAAACAAGATTTGTACGTTGTACCAAATAAATCACATAAAATTGTAGTGTTATGATAGTATTTTATCGGTCAGGCGAATTGACGATTTCCCCGACTTACACTGATAATAGCTTAAACCaaatactacaaaattatCTATAGTATTTTGGTGTATACGTGACGACGATAAATCGTCAAGGGACCAAAATGTTCGGGAagttgcaataaaaaaaaagaatgcaATTATGTGTGCCCAAAAAGGcgtagttatttatttgaattaaaataacaaaaaataaatattcattcagaaaataaaaatattttataaaaatacgtacGGTGACAACGGGAAGAATAACTCGAGACGGGGGAACAAAACGCGTGACGACGTTCGTACGAAAAGTGGTGATAATACGTGAACACTGCGTATGCTGCCGGTTATAGGGAAAATGTCGGTAGGTAACGTTGCGACTATTCGGTGACGATGTAGTAGCCACAGTATTTGCTCGAACTATAGTCTTTGATAGTTTGAtagcattataatttgtttctttATTATCAGCCAGTTGTAGGCTTGTCAGCTGCCCTGAAAACACTGCGCATGATATCTAAAGACTTGGAAAGAACACTAAAATTcatggaaaaattaaattctagtGTTTtgaattgtacaaaataaacttttgtattattgttctaGGGTATTGACCATTCCAATCGAAGTAGCTGAACTCTAGTGATATTGATAAGAACTAATGAAATGTAGGTTTATggtaatctataatattatcataatactatttttaatacaaaatttatataatatgaccaataatatattaaatttaataatttaaatatacctattaatatatatttattattttatttgatatttactaactttttattataataattaaaatataatataaaatgtcagCATCTGagcatagttattttaataaaacaaatgcaaATACTTACCACTCAAAAAGGTACTGCTGTGTTCCTCAGTGCAGTAACAAATACatgtaagttttatatttttataggaaaaataaaaactcaataCATAATGCtaaatcttttatatttaagaccTGGTGATAATAGCATGAGTTTCCACACATTTCCCAGTCACATGCCCAGAAAACGTCAGTGGGAGATTGCTTTAAAAATGGGAAAAAAAACTCCTAGAAATGCTGTTGTTTGCTCATTTCATTTCCAAGACACAGATTTTGTTCTTAgtcaaaaaagtaatattaatcagTTCAATACTTCTGATTTTTACctaagtatttttatcaaataatatttcaattgttttacaaCAACTTAGAACCATCACAACTGATTTCACGCCGTCTCAAAGGAAATGTAGTTCCTTCTATAAATCTTCCAAAAAGAAAACatgataaaatcataaatacccctacaaaacaaaaaatgcacAAAAGAGCTGAACAAGCAAAAAAAAGATCAACTGTTGGACAAGATTTGTTTGGTACATCAAATATTaggtttgtaatttatattatttattattaaataattttaatgcagagccaaaaaaaaaaaatcattaattatttaaatttggtttgtcaaatgcaatacaaaataaattattttaaaacctaatattatttatttacatactaaAGTATCCTATCCTAAGTCTTaacttatatagattatacatataaaatttcaataaatatattgtatggatTTCAGTTTGGATAATACATCTCCAACTATTGACACAGGGCAAATATCTGACATTGAAGAACTTGCTACTGAATTACAAGATGTAAATAGTGTTCAAATACttgataaagaaaatataacattacattttgataaatgtattcagGTTGATGCTTTGTACCGGCCACCTGGTTTCAGAAGTACCATTATGGATCTCATAAGAAATGATTCTGATATATTAGCTTTTACAGGAGTTCCCACTTtagtaaaatttcaaaaaatagttGAGGTAGGGGAGCTAATAGTTAATAGACTTCATTATAATACTCAATTTACTTTGGATATTTACCATcagatattattaacattgatcaagctaaaactaaatatatcatataaatgtcTATGTGTGTTGTTTAGTATTTCTAAAAGtacatgtaaaaattatttttataacacaattgatttacctattatatttaattatgaaatctCTAATTATCTGGCCTTCAAAAACTactatagaaaaaaacattcccaagtgttttattaatttcttgtcTACAAGAGTTATAGTAGATGGGACTGAAACTGCTGTTGAAACACCAAAATGTCTAGCTTGTCGCATTAGaacatattcattttataaaggCCGTCACACTATTAAATTCATGGTAGGTATATCTCCTGATggattaattacttttttgagTGATGTATTTGGTGGTAAAGCTTCTGATAAACACATATTTGAAACAAGTGGTATTTTAGAAAAGTGTGAAGTAGGGGACTCTATAATGTCAGATAAAGGTTTTCTTGTAGAACAATCATGCTACAATGCAGGAGTCAAGTTAATCCGTccaccatttttaaaaaaaaataagcaactCAGTTTAACAGATGGTGTAGCAAATACAGAAATTGCTAAAGCTAGAGTTCATATAGAGAGGGCAATACAACgaatcaaaatatatcatatatttaagaataaaattccatggaaatgtatttgtaaaattgataaaattgttaacattGTGTGtggtattacaaatatttcgaatccaataataggtaatcatgggttttaatatttttttttgtgtttaaaaaaaacaaacaattttttaactataatatattttatcaaaataaaaaacattatatttaaaaacgtattatttattaacctcGTTCTCcattaaaaaaggtaaaacatatttgaaatatatacaacTTAAGGTAGAATAAAATTCTTTACAAAATTCTTCATCAAACATTACTTCTATTAGGATAACAGAATCATTaactttttcataaataactaaataacaaagtttaatattgCTAAGTAATAAGCCTAACTGAATTTGTCCATAATAAGAGTGTTTCTTTTTTAGAAAGGGTAttcctaaattattaattgtaatgtattttaaactttttaatagttCTAAtccaaatattgtttttcccATAACAGGACACTTAATTTCAATaagataaatttgattattgcaCATGAAATGCCCATCTGGACTATATCCTAACCAAGGacaatgaatatttacaacaaaGCCAGATTTAATAacagtttcattttttaatttttcaaaagacTTAATAGCCAATGGTTCATTTTCCACCCCATATTTAGTAGCACTATTTCCACaaaacttagaaaaaaataaggacTTCAGtctcaaattaatatttttattttgaagttccccagaaaaataagtaaatagtttataagctGATGTACCAGTAATTCTCAATTGACGAGACATATACCACAATGGCCCTGTTTGAGACAATGTACTATTACACAGATTTATTGATTCttgttcattaattaaaacttttcttgtataaaaatgtatagcatCTGgggaactatttttaataagctcagatatattattttgttcatcagagattattaaattatgtgcaGTTaccaaattaacataaaaattatttttatcgtaacCGGGTATTACAGTGTCTTGCAGTTTATTGATCCGAGGACTATGGCGACCTTGTAAGTGAATAGATATTGCCGAGTCTGgaaaacctaaaataataatgttaggtgttaaaaaataatgtaaaatttatctaACATATtgctcaaaataaaaaattatttaattgacatgcattgaataatttataatcaacaatGGATAATGCTAAGTATCTATTAGAAAGCATTTTGTAATACCTAAAAgcattgttttgtataataaataattgaagcaCTTAAGCGGGGCataaataccaaataatttaGGCAATTTATAATCTcacatagttatttattatatgtatggcTTAAGCCATGATTAGCTGAATAGCATAGGAAtcactttaataaaattattaactaatatagcACGCattttttggttaaaaaatacaatttaggcataatattttaagtgctCTATTGATTTAGTGtacaaacttaatttattccaAATGTCTGCTGTGTTTGGTATACCAATAAATCTGggtaaacttaaattatttaattataatttaagtagacCCTTTTTGTAAAACCCtgctgaatttaaaaataaaaattacaattgaattaaatacagttaaaaattgtgtacaaaattgaattatttaggtaccttgtaacaatgatttaaaaacttcTTCCTGAAGATCTGGAGGCAGTGATTCTGGGAAGACTTGTTTATAAACAGCAGTAGGGCAGTCAACGTGACAAAATTCTTTTACTGGTATTGGTTTATACAAATCAATACCAGTATTCTTTAATTTGCCCCATTGTTGACGAAGATCAGTGCAGCTTAAATGTTGTATCTCCTCTTCTGAAGTTctgaaagaaaataatattacaataacgttctttattgtatgtataataggtaccatatatacataataaaagcCAGTACTAACTTTTGGAGCTTGAGCAAAAATCCCACAACATGCTTACATTTTCCAGTGCCAGCTTTGCAAGTGCACGAACCAGTTATGACTGTATTACCATCTTCacacaattttgaaatatttacttcATGAGGATGGCCATTTAAATTGGATGTTTGTAAGCACAATGCTATATAAACaactttatttgtattttcttctttaataCCAAAATCTATTATATGATTGCATTGCAATATTTGTGTCCCTTCAACTAATGGCCTTTTACTATCACCaatgtagtttaaaatatcaataagttCAATTATagaagtaaacatttttaaatatttaaaaaaaaagacaaaataggtgtatgaatttatgtaaataaatcagATAACCATGAGTTTAAATACGAAATTTTATGTTGCATATTAagcatattttgatttttgaactatagtcgtattaattatttttacatcagCCTACATTTCATTATCAATCGTGATAATAAGCTAGCGCTACCTATAGTCCATTGGAATcacgaattaaattatatatttagcaaCTCTAAATCTATGTAAATTGTGGTATATATCTGGTTTATatctttaatgattttttttgttttatcctGAACATAATCATGTACATTTTATGCTGTCTTTTATAcgatgtacaaaaaaaaaaaaaaaagtccatATAATTCGTGTAGTTGACGTACGTACTAAGGATATTAGTTTTCACAGGTTACccaaatttactaaaataagaaaaatgtagTGAGATGCTTGTGGCAAGGAAAATGGTGCAATAGGTAGAAGACGGtaggtttaatattaaactatttatttataatataatacacaacaaCAATACAGCAATagggtaataactaatagtatGAGTTTTGAAGCAATACAACTATTACTACGTTTTTATGATGGCTTTAAAACGGCTTGaaattaaatcgttttaaaGTTAGAACTCATTAATGtcatgtaaacattttaaaatggtttaaaaaatgtaaaccgttataatagataaaacgCTCGCGCTatgtagtttaataatttaaaaccgttTTATAACCGGTTTATCAAATGTACATATAAACGCGGAATATGTTTTgctttaattacataaatagtaCTTTTGgatgaataatacattttcttgaACAAACGACTAAAGTCACGgacaaaagtattaattttaaaacggttTATATATGATAAACCGATTTAATATATGTTGGTATATAAACATCTGAAAACGGTTTAAGCGaaaccattttaaataatattaaaacgatttCATTTCAAATCGTTTTAACGCTATCATATAAACGTAGTAAATGATTAATAGTTAGTTCTACTACTCTATatcaaattgattattaacCTAATCAACCAATTGATAATaggtattgatataatattacactaataTTAACCTATCAAACAGTAGACGGGGTGTCGATCGGAGTGATCGACCTTCGACCCAAGGGGAAACGCCCCTGGAACgaatgtttaaaatacgttAATTTTATCGTTAAGTTTCAGTCAGAGCAGTGTTAAGAGGGGAGGTAGAAAATGGGGCAATTATACCGGGAGCCAGGGGTGGATCCATAAATTTATCAGGGGGGAGGTATACGATACGTTAACAGTATTTGTCACAAgtcaaaattgtaaaaataagggGCGCCTTTATTTATGCTTAATATACAACCTGTGGCCCTTAAAACCaagtatgttataattttataaatattatacaaaggaCATAGCGATGaatgactaaaaaataaatctatttagcCTTTCTCGTCGAAAATCCCTACAACATCTAATACAATTGTATCGACCGTGGTCTGTACTAACTATAGAGTTATACTgctctatacatatattaatctaATCCAGTagttctcaaccttttttgaTTCATGTCAACTTTAACCACTAGAATCAACCACTGCGTTAccctaacattaaaataaaaacaatcaattaTGGTACCTACACAGAAAAAACCGCTATTGACTAGCAACTATATACTGTACGTACCTGTGAGATCATGAGGTGTAAATACTAATTCTTGTGgaattaatatctaaaaaattgatataatataacaatgaataaaattaatctttttatgttaaattttatggtatatctaaattttaaaaccaaaataaatgttacttAACCTTACCTAACCTTCTACGTATTTAATGGTtacctattgtatatttttgttttttttttttttttgcaaaatctGAAGTGTATATTAAagcgaaaatatttttattttttttttaaacgtataaaaataatatattatcaggtaaaaatattaaaaataattatggtggcattaaatattaactgaaataaaaaaagacgAGTAATCGATTACTTACGTTAAACGGTTACCTGTTGTTCGGCACAAAGGTGCGCCTCACAACCGCAAACCAAGTCTATTGGtttcaatattacaatatgttgGACGTGATCGTATCCACGGCGATGGTGTTTGCCGCCATTTCGTATATAGTGGTATAGTGGTACCTCGATACGTACTTATGAatcaactataattaaaataaaaaaaacacggaGAATAGCTTTGCTATATACTAAGGTTTAGTGTACTTCGATATTTAGTGGGTCACTGTAGAGTTTGCATATGTCACATTTGCCATAGGGCATAAACAGCGATCTAACAATAcagtacaaaacatttttagtaaatcattttaaatatttgtgtactTCTCTAAATAgtctaaactaataataaaatatagaacacTGCAGcaaattatttgtgttaatGATCAGAATATACCAAAAAGTAAACGAAGTGTTATAACTCTTAATACAACATACTTTATGGTAGAAAATTGACGAATGTAACacttatatgtaaaattaataaacgtttTTGTTGATGCAAGtacaatatatgataaaatataaaaatttaaaaatgtataggcaaatctaaaattatatttaaaagaaattcaataaatacaataccaGGTAAAAGACAGaatcatctataatatatcatgcatgtatgtatataaaatgcttgcaaaaaaaatgtgtatacacaTTTCAAAAGTCTATGGTGAGGAACAGTCCAAATTTCCGCATGTTCGTCAGCTATTTCTGTCGTTCGTTTACTCTACGGCAATCTATTATTAAGTGCACACCTCGAAGAGCTCAGATATCCATGTAGGATAGCTGTAGATCTCGTTTTTCTTTGACAGCTAAGGTGTCCACCCTCTATGGTCTTTACTCACGTTTCTGAGTCCTGTGGACAGCCATTTTCGAGTGCATACCTTAGACAGTCGACGTGTCCACCTTCTGCAGCCTTTGCGCACGTACTTGAGTCCCACAGGCAACCATTTTCATGTGCATACTTTAGACAGTCAAGATGTCCACTCCCTGCAGCCTTTTCACACGTTTTATAGCTCCAGGGACATCCATTTTCATGGGCGTACCTTAGACAATTCAGGTGTCCACCCTCTGCGGCCTTTTCACACGTTTCTGAGTCCCAGCGACATCCCATTTCATCTGCATACTTTAAACATTCCAGGTGTCCTCTGCTAGCGGCCTGAGCGCAAGCTTCATCCGCTTTAAGCCATGGGTGTAGGAACCATGGAACTTTAATCTCCAAAGCGAAACTCAGACAATCGACGTGCCCGTATAATGGGGCCttattgattatgatttttaataatttttttcgcgTGGAGAAATGCACCATTGAAAACGGTCTATTGTTTTGTggatcattaaatttattcctgttcaattttatgaattggaAAACCGATTTGCAGCAATCCCTCAAGTCGACGACCGGAACGTCCATCCCGTTATACTTGTTTCGCTGGACTTTGTTACAGGCATGGTAAGACCACTTCATCAGACTAGGTACAACAGAAATTCTTTGATCATTTGACGTCATCGtggatgtttttttaataaacaattcacGTGGAGAAAAGAGATGTTATGCTTCCacgttctataaaaaaaaaaaaataaagaaaaaattttcaacgttaaaaatgatgatagcataaatatcgataatatattctgtatcataaaatgtttgacgattaaataatttaagttctaTTATTGTGTGTCTATAGTGTCTACACGTTaacttagttaataatatatactacagtATTACACGCTAATTCGTCTATGCCGTTCATGGGGAAGAAGTATGTtaccattaatatatatatatatatatatatatatatatataatgttattaatgttatataacctatattaaatttaatattccaaaaataaaatcattattcatgTTTTACTTACAGGGGGAGTTAACACTCCTCTCACCATCGACACTGGTACACTACTGCATTCGATAAAATGGTACCCCACTAGTAAATCGTTACGATTTTTTCGAGATTGTGTACTCTGATTTTAGAATTTACGTGAGTATATGCGTGATTTGATACCTCAACTTTAACacgatttaatttcataatatgtgaGTGTGACTGTGCGACTTTATTCGGGTACCTACTCATATTAATCCGGTGCACAATTTTCATGAACacgaatttttgaatttcaatgtGAGATTGAAGACGATATTTTGTGTTTCTGTGTAATTATGTTACTATGTTACTTTTACGTGTGC
Protein-coding regions in this window:
- the LOC126550627 gene encoding uncharacterized protein LOC126550627 isoform X2, which codes for MFTSIIELIDILNYIGDSKRPLVEGTQILQCNHIIDFGIKEENTNKVVYIALCLQTSNLNGHPHEVNISKLCEDGNTVITGSCTCKAGTGKCKHVVGFLLKLQKTSEEEIQHLSCTDLRQQWGKLKNTGIDLYKPIPVKEFCHVDCPTAVYKQVFPESLPPDLQEEVFKSLLQAGFYKKGLLKL
- the LOC114122853 gene encoding uncharacterized protein LOC114122853 → MTSNDQRISVVPSLMKWSYHACNKVQRNKYNGMDVPVVDLRDCCKSVFQFIKLNRNKFNDPQNNRPFSMVHFSTRKKLLKIIINKAPLYGHVDCLSFALEIKVPWFLHPWLKADEACAQAASRGHLECLKYADEMGCRWDSETCEKAAEGGHLNCLRYAHENGCPWSYKTCEKAAGSGHLDCLKYAHENGCLWDSSTCAKAAEGGHVDCLRYALENGCPQDSET
- the LOC126550627 gene encoding uncharacterized protein LOC126550627 isoform X3, which codes for MFTSIIELIDILNYIGDSKRPLVEGTQILQCNHIIDFGIKEENTNKVVYIALCLQTSNLNGHPHEVNISKLCEDGNTVITGSCTCKAGTGKCKHVVGFLLKLQKTSEEEIQHLSCTDLRQQWGKLKNTGIDLYKPIPVKEFCHVDCPTAVYKQVFPESLPPDLQEEVFKSLLQGFYKKGLLKL
- the LOC126550627 gene encoding uncharacterized protein LOC126550627 isoform X1 — translated: MFTSIIELIDILNYIGDSKRPLVEGTQILQCNHIIDFGIKEENTNKVVYIALCLQTSNLNGHPHEVNISKLCEDGNTVITGSCTCKAGTGKCKHVVGFLLKLQKTSEEEIQHLSCTDLRQQWGKLKNTGIDLYKPIPVKEFCHVDCPTAVYKQVFPESLPPDLQEEVFKSLLQGFPDSAISIHLQGRHSPRINKLQDTVIPGYDKNNFYVNLVTAHNLIISDEQNNISELIKNSSPDAIHFYTRKVLINEQESINLCNSTLSQTGPLWYMSRQLRITGTSAYKLFTYFSGELQNKNINLRLKSLFFSKFCGNSATKYGVENEPLAIKSFEKLKNETVIKSGFVVNIHCPWLGYSPDGHFMCNNQIYLIEIKCPVMGKTIFGLELLKSLKYITINNLGIPFLKKKHSYYGQIQLGLLLSNIKLCYLVIYEKVNDSVILIEVMFDEEFCKEFYSTLSCIYFKYVLPFLMENEVNK